The Montipora capricornis isolate CH-2021 chromosome 3, ASM3666992v2, whole genome shotgun sequence genome window below encodes:
- the LOC138041587 gene encoding uncharacterized protein has protein sequence MKVTHQITFVLALVVFCCAVSADMHDGMMHYASLKSSDGTSFELQWAYNNDTEMLYFAMKCKNTGWCGVGFSTTGDGAGMKDYDIAVGGYSNSNTSYLFDYWSTATRKPSKDSQQNLTIQSASQMGEYTMVNFTRPATTTDMMEDVQFTPDTEVWVMYAMRNTDVDGNDVTFLKHSEKGRISDINKYNLIKMALAADGHGHSDGDGEGEGHDHDHDHDHDHDHGDGSSASTNIFSGTCAVASALLYLVAHFVLSF, from the exons ATGAAAGTCACTCATCAAATCACCTTTGTCTTGGCACTGGTTGTGTTCTGCTGTGCTGTCAGCGCGGATATGCACGACGGGATGATGCACTACGCTAGTCTCAAGTCTTCCGATGGGACTTCTTTCGAGTTGCAATGGGCCTACAATAACGACACTGAAATGCTGTACTTCGCAATGAAGTGCAAAAACACCGGTTGGTGCGGAGTGGGTTTCAGCACCACGGGTGATGGTGCAGGCATGAAAGATTACGATATTGCCGTTGGTGGATACAGTAACAGCAACACCTCATATCTTTTT GACTACTGGAGTACAGCTACGAGAAAACCAAGCAAAGATTCACAGCAAAACCTGACCATTCAATCTGCCAGCCAAATGGGCGAATATACGATGGTGAACTTTACGAGGCCAGCAACTACCACTGACATGATGGAGGATGTTCAGTTTACG cCCGATACTGAAGTTTGGGTTATGTACGCTATGCGCAATACCGATGTCGATGGAAATGACGTGACGTTTTTGAAACACTCGGAAAAAGGCAGAATATCAGATATCAATAAATACAACCTGATTAAGATGGCATTAGCCGCTGACGGGCACGGTCACAGTGACGGTGATGGTGAAGGTGAAGGTcacgatcacgatcacgatcacgatcacgatcacgatcacgGTGACGGGTCATCagcgtcgacaaacattttcagCGGGACATGCGCTGTTGCCAGTGCCCTATTGTATTTAGTTGCCCACTTTGTTTTGTCCTTTTAA